One region of Oncorhynchus mykiss isolate Arlee chromosome 8, USDA_OmykA_1.1, whole genome shotgun sequence genomic DNA includes:
- the LOC110529878 gene encoding beta-soluble NSF attachment protein isoform X1, with product MDNSGKEKEAIQLMADADKKVKTSGSFLGGMFGGPHKVEEACEMYCRAANMFKMAKNWNAAGNAFCQAARIHMQLQNKHDSATSFIDAGNAFKKADPSEAIKCLNAAVDIYTDMGRFTIAAKHHITIAEIYESELVDIEKAIAHYEQAADYYKGEESNSSANKCLLKVGAYAAQLEQYAKAIEIYEQVGSSTMDNPLLKYSAKEYFFKASLCHFIVDELNAKLAVEKYEEMFPAFSDSRECKLLKKLLDAHEEQNCEAFTEAIKEFDSISRLDQWQTTMLLRIKKTIQGDEGDLK from the exons ATGGACAACTCCGGGAAAGAGAAGGAAGCGATTCAGCTGATGGCTGACGCCGACAAGAAAGTGAAAACGTCTGGCTCGTTCTTGGGAGGCATGTTTGG cgGCCCTCATAAAGTTGAAGAGGCTTGTGAAATGTACTGCAGAGCAGCCAACATGTTCAAGATGGCCAAGAACTGGAATG ctgCTGGTAATGCCTTCTGCCAGGCGGCCCGGATCCACATGCAGCTCCAGAACAAACACGACTCGGCCACCAGCTTCATCGATGCAGGAAACGCTTTCAAAAAGGCAGACCCCAGCG AGGCTATCAAGTGCTTAAACGCAGCTGTTGATATATACACAGACATG GGAAGGTTCACCATCGCAGCCAAACACCACATCACCATCGCAGAGATCTACGAGTCAGAACTGGTGGATATAGAGAAG GCCATCGCCCACTATGAGCAGGCAGCAGACTACTACAAAGGAGAGGAGTCCAACAGTTCTGCAAACAAGTGTCTACTGAAGGTGGGGGCCTACGCCGCTCAGTTGGAACAGTACGCAAAGGCCATCGAGATCTacgaacag gttGGATCCAGCACCATGGATAACCCCCTGCTGAAATACAGTGCCAAAGAGTACTTCTTCAAAGCCTCTCTGTGTCACTTCATCGTGGATGAACTTAACGCCAAA CTTGCTGTCGAGAAGTACGAAGAGATGTTCCCAGCCTTCTCTGACTCAAGAGAGTGCAAGCTGTTGAAG AAACTCCTGGATGCTCATGAGGAACAGAACTGTGAAGCTTTCACAGAAGCA ATTAAAGAGTTTGACTCCATCTCTCGTCTGGACCAATGGCAGACCACCATGCTGCTGCGCATCAAGAAGACCATCCAAGGGGACGAGGGAGACCTGAAGTGA
- the LOC110529878 gene encoding beta-soluble NSF attachment protein isoform X2, whose product MPSARRPGSTCSSRTNTTRPPASSMQETLSKRQTPAGRFTIAAKHHITIAEIYESELVDIEKAIAHYEQAADYYKGEESNSSANKCLLKVGAYAAQLEQYAKAIEIYEQVGSSTMDNPLLKYSAKEYFFKASLCHFIVDELNAKLAVEKYEEMFPAFSDSRECKLLKKLLDAHEEQNCEAFTEAIKEFDSISRLDQWQTTMLLRIKKTIQGDEGDLK is encoded by the exons ATGCCTTCTGCCAGGCGGCCCGGATCCACATGCAGCTCCAGAACAAACACGACTCGGCCACCAGCTTCATCGATGCAGGAAACGCTTTCAAAAAGGCAGACCCCAGCG GGAAGGTTCACCATCGCAGCCAAACACCACATCACCATCGCAGAGATCTACGAGTCAGAACTGGTGGATATAGAGAAG GCCATCGCCCACTATGAGCAGGCAGCAGACTACTACAAAGGAGAGGAGTCCAACAGTTCTGCAAACAAGTGTCTACTGAAGGTGGGGGCCTACGCCGCTCAGTTGGAACAGTACGCAAAGGCCATCGAGATCTacgaacag gttGGATCCAGCACCATGGATAACCCCCTGCTGAAATACAGTGCCAAAGAGTACTTCTTCAAAGCCTCTCTGTGTCACTTCATCGTGGATGAACTTAACGCCAAA CTTGCTGTCGAGAAGTACGAAGAGATGTTCCCAGCCTTCTCTGACTCAAGAGAGTGCAAGCTGTTGAAG AAACTCCTGGATGCTCATGAGGAACAGAACTGTGAAGCTTTCACAGAAGCA ATTAAAGAGTTTGACTCCATCTCTCGTCTGGACCAATGGCAGACCACCATGCTGCTGCGCATCAAGAAGACCATCCAAGGGGACGAGGGAGACCTGAAGTGA